The Hymenobacter sp. GOD-10R genome includes a window with the following:
- a CDS encoding ferritin-like domain-containing protein, producing MSQQPPSELNSTHTTTHLLTHSIQRRNFLRYSGAGLALTGLLLTGCDDDDDTSNNSGAFVDVGSGDLGVLNYAYALEQLEYAFYTQVQGGAYYKGLAATTAEKQILDDLLLHEKAHVDLFRNALGSNAIKDLEPDFSTINFDDRAIVLGTAKTFEDTGVAAYNGAARYFETPTYLPLAGKIVSVEARHAALIRDIITFNSFVATDVVDLYVPPTSGAIGSGASGSGLERSMRPALIVNSVNQYLKVGSKLNVSKFV from the coding sequence ATGAGCCAACAACCTCCTTCGGAGTTGAACTCCACCCATACGACTACCCATTTACTTACCCATTCGATCCAGCGCCGAAACTTCTTGCGCTACTCTGGTGCTGGCCTAGCTTTAACCGGGCTGCTGTTGACAGGCTGCGACGACGATGATGACACTAGCAACAACAGCGGTGCTTTCGTAGATGTAGGCAGCGGCGACCTAGGGGTGCTGAACTACGCTTATGCGCTGGAGCAGCTAGAATATGCTTTTTACACGCAAGTGCAGGGCGGTGCTTACTACAAAGGCCTAGCTGCAACCACCGCCGAAAAGCAAATCCTAGACGACTTGCTGCTGCACGAGAAAGCTCACGTTGATTTGTTTCGCAATGCGCTAGGTTCTAATGCTATTAAAGACCTAGAGCCAGACTTTTCCACGATCAACTTTGATGATCGGGCCATTGTGCTCGGCACGGCCAAAACGTTCGAAGATACAGGCGTAGCGGCTTACAACGGGGCGGCGCGTTACTTCGAAACACCTACTTACTTACCGTTAGCGGGCAAAATCGTGTCGGTTGAAGCGCGGCACGCGGCGCTTATCCGTGACATCATCACCTTCAACTCTTTTGTTGCTACGGATGTGGTCGACTTATACGTGCCCCCTACCAGCGGTGCTATTGGCAGCGGAGCATCGGGATCTGGGCTAGAGCGCTCCATGCGTCCCGCCTTGATCGTGAACTCTGTTAATCAATACCTTAAAGTTGGCTCAAAGCTCAATGTTAGCAAGTTCGTTTAG
- a CDS encoding alpha-L-fucosidase — protein sequence MVFARYRSRLLLLAGLVVGLRAQAQPSYEPTWSSLDQRPIPQWFTDAKFGIFIHWGVYSVPAYRPVSPKMYETYAEWYGADVYGNPTLRQSFHNKNYGPTFTYRDFGPLFRAELFDPVRWADLFARAGARYVVLTAKHHDGYSLWPTTAPYKQQWNSGAVGPKRDLVGDLAQAVRARGLKMGLYYSLLEWESTPTQSRPSGYYLPPANINQYRIPDAVYVEQNSLWQLKELVTRYQPALLFADGEWDRPATYWKSTEFLAWLYNHAPNREEVVVNDRWGQGTRGQHGGYYTSEYASDNDKVGAHHPWEESRGMGQSYGFNRAENLEDYSSSAQLVHQLIDIVSRGGNLLLNIGPAADGTIPVLMQERLVDIGKWLAINGEAIYGTKVWRANAEPSQQTKTLYYTTKGRDLYVLATSWPTAPFVVTGLPATSNLRVTLLGSQVPVKYRRHKGQLILQPPPLTPAQIPSPLAYVFKIQNATP from the coding sequence ATGGTATTTGCACGCTATAGGAGCCGGCTCTTGCTGCTGGCTGGTTTGGTCGTTGGGCTGCGAGCACAGGCCCAGCCTTCTTACGAGCCCACTTGGTCTTCGCTCGATCAGCGCCCCATTCCCCAGTGGTTTACCGACGCCAAGTTTGGCATCTTTATTCACTGGGGCGTGTATTCGGTGCCGGCCTACCGACCTGTTAGTCCCAAGATGTACGAGACTTATGCTGAGTGGTACGGAGCCGATGTGTACGGTAACCCTACTCTGCGCCAAAGCTTCCACAACAAGAACTACGGGCCTACCTTTACCTACCGCGACTTTGGGCCGCTGTTTCGGGCCGAGCTGTTCGACCCGGTGCGCTGGGCTGATCTGTTTGCCCGCGCCGGTGCCCGCTATGTGGTGCTCACGGCCAAGCACCACGATGGCTACAGCCTTTGGCCTACTACGGCGCCCTACAAGCAGCAATGGAATAGTGGCGCCGTCGGTCCCAAACGCGATTTGGTCGGCGACCTAGCCCAGGCTGTGCGCGCCCGCGGGCTGAAGATGGGGCTCTACTACTCGCTACTCGAGTGGGAAAGCACGCCGACCCAAAGCCGGCCTAGCGGCTATTACCTACCCCCAGCTAACATCAACCAGTACCGTATCCCCGACGCAGTGTACGTAGAGCAGAATTCGCTGTGGCAGCTGAAAGAACTTGTTACTCGTTATCAACCGGCTTTGCTCTTCGCCGATGGTGAGTGGGACCGGCCGGCTACCTACTGGAAAAGCACCGAGTTTCTGGCCTGGCTCTATAACCATGCGCCTAATCGGGAGGAAGTCGTGGTGAATGACCGTTGGGGCCAAGGAACCCGAGGCCAACACGGCGGCTACTACACCAGCGAGTACGCCAGCGACAACGACAAAGTAGGCGCGCATCATCCGTGGGAAGAAAGCCGCGGCATGGGGCAATCCTACGGCTTCAATCGAGCCGAGAACCTGGAAGACTATAGCTCTTCCGCTCAGCTCGTACACCAGCTCATCGACATCGTTAGCCGGGGCGGCAACCTGCTGCTTAACATCGGCCCGGCTGCTGATGGCACCATCCCGGTGCTCATGCAAGAACGACTCGTGGATATCGGCAAGTGGCTGGCCATTAACGGAGAAGCTATTTATGGCACGAAGGTCTGGAGGGCAAACGCCGAACCTAGCCAGCAGACGAAGACACTCTACTACACCACTAAAGGCCGCGACCTGTACGTGCTAGCAACGAGCTGGCCCACGGCACCCTTCGTGGTAACTGGCCTGCCTGCCACAAGCAACCTGCGCGTAACGCTGCTAGGGAGCCAAGTGCCGGTCAAGTACCGCCGCCACAAAGGCCAGCTCATCCTTCAGCCGCCTCCCCTGACCCCAGCCCAGATTCCCTCCCCGCTCGCGTACGTATTCAAAATTCAAAACGCTACGCCGTAA
- a CDS encoding 1-aminocyclopropane-1-carboxylate deaminase/D-cysteine desulfhydrase yields MTAPLLLQELVEPVAQQRGVRLLLLRDDLAHPDLPGNKWRKLKYNLLAAREQGHTTLLTFGGAYSNHLAAVAAAGRLYGFHTVGLVRGEEHLPLNPTLAQAAADGMALHYLDRATYRHKQEPAFLATLQREIGSAYMVPEGGSNVLALPGCAELVTELAAQTDFDALCVACGTGGTLAGLLTGLAGTRHAVGVAALKGGSFLQTDIDTLTQMATGTSYTNWSLQTDYHFGGYASFSPELMLFIRRFQASHGVLLDPLYTGKLLFGVLQLIDQGYFATGSTVVAVHTGGLQGWRGFRQRYETRSSWWPVLT; encoded by the coding sequence ATGACGGCTCCTCTCCTTCTGCAAGAACTCGTTGAACCAGTTGCCCAGCAACGTGGTGTTCGCCTATTGCTCTTGCGCGACGACCTAGCTCATCCGGATCTGCCCGGCAACAAGTGGCGCAAGCTCAAATACAACTTGTTAGCGGCCCGCGAACAAGGCCATACGACGCTGCTCACATTTGGGGGCGCTTACTCCAATCACTTGGCGGCAGTGGCGGCGGCAGGCCGACTCTACGGCTTTCACACAGTTGGGCTAGTTCGTGGAGAAGAGCACTTGCCGCTCAACCCCACCCTAGCCCAAGCGGCCGCCGACGGCATGGCGTTGCACTACCTCGATCGTGCCACTTACCGCCACAAGCAGGAGCCTGCGTTCTTAGCGACTTTGCAGCGTGAAATTGGATCAGCGTATATGGTGCCAGAAGGAGGCTCCAACGTTTTGGCCCTGCCTGGATGCGCAGAGCTAGTAACCGAGCTAGCTGCCCAAACTGACTTTGATGCGCTTTGTGTGGCTTGCGGTACTGGCGGCACGTTGGCCGGCCTGCTCACTGGCCTAGCCGGCACCCGGCACGCCGTGGGCGTCGCTGCACTGAAGGGCGGTAGCTTCCTGCAAACGGATATTGATACCTTGACCCAGATGGCTACGGGTACCAGCTACACGAACTGGTCGTTGCAAACGGATTATCACTTTGGTGGCTATGCTAGCTTCTCACCCGAGCTAATGCTGTTCATCCGTCGGTTTCAAGCTAGCCATGGCGTGTTGCTCGACCCGTTGTACACGGGCAAGCTGCTGTTTGGCGTGTTGCAGTTGATTGACCAAGGCTACTTTGCTACTGGTAGCACCGTAGTAGCCGTGCACACGGGTGGCTTGCAGGGCTGGCGGGGGTTCCGGCAGCGCTACGAAACCCGTAGCTCCTGGTGGCCAGTGCTTACGTAG
- a CDS encoding YfhO family protein, with the protein MTTVSSAPAPLWRRALPHLLAVVFFLVLAAMYFSPILFEGKTLAQHDIVQFNGGAHEAAQYRDATGKEALWTNSMFSGMPTYLISTRFPGDLSGYLHKAFTLGLPAVVANLFLALLCGYILFVALGVRPLVAAVGAVALGFTSYNVIILAAGHNTKSLALAYAPLVLGGLLVTFRRNRWLGAALFALGLTMNVRSNHLQITYYLLLLVVLFGIVELVAAVRAKRLPDFLGRTALLAIAALLAVGVSFGRLYTTLEYGKYSIRGRSELKTPPPAAPGATLQPAGDDAGSGSGLDRDYAFGWSYGVGESITLLIPNYYGGASQGKLSETSETAKALAALGVPPVQLRDFLAQLPLYWGAQPSTSGPVYMGAVVCLLFVLGLFVADRRTRTWLLIGTILSIVLAWGKNFETFNYLMFDYFPGYNKFRSVSMALVIAQLAMPLLAVLALARVLRAQPLVATAAGHPALTAKPADSPEMADLKRKLLYAVGIVAGICVLAFLAGLGADFAGPVDAQMQQQGFPLDALRQDRASLMHTDVFRSLIFILLTGGVLYAFLLRKVTATTTTLIVGVLTLVDLWGVDKRYLNEANFQRETVAQQFIPTPADEQILQDKDLSYRVLNIQNPFNEANTSYFHKSIGGYHGAKLRRYQDLIDRQIANNNTQVLNMLNTRYIITGDPKQPVQRNPGALGNAWFVSEIEKAQNPDQEMAALSKLNPATTAVIDVSKFPVTKTTYNVAGSTIRLSNYAPDELKYQVNAAQDGFVVFSEIFYQDGWNAYIDGKLTPHLRADYVLRALSVPAGQHTIDFKFEPKEYAVGNTVSLVSSIALVLALLAALYYAVKRKPAPVQAEEIRLAA; encoded by the coding sequence ATGACTACTGTTTCTTCCGCTCCTGCGCCCTTATGGCGACGAGCATTGCCCCACCTGCTAGCGGTGGTGTTCTTTCTGGTGCTAGCTGCCATGTACTTTTCGCCAATTCTATTTGAGGGCAAGACACTCGCACAGCACGACATTGTGCAGTTCAACGGCGGAGCGCACGAAGCGGCGCAATACCGTGATGCCACTGGCAAAGAGGCTTTGTGGACTAACTCGATGTTCTCGGGCATGCCCACATACCTTATCAGCACGCGCTTTCCAGGCGACTTGTCGGGGTACTTGCATAAGGCGTTTACCCTAGGGTTGCCCGCCGTGGTAGCCAATCTGTTCCTGGCGTTGCTTTGCGGCTACATCTTATTTGTAGCGCTTGGTGTGCGGCCGTTGGTAGCTGCAGTGGGAGCTGTAGCGCTGGGTTTTACGAGCTACAATGTGATTATCCTAGCGGCCGGCCACAACACGAAGTCGTTGGCCCTAGCCTACGCACCGCTGGTGCTCGGGGGGCTACTGGTCACCTTCCGGCGAAATCGGTGGCTAGGTGCAGCGCTGTTTGCCCTAGGACTGACCATGAACGTGCGCTCCAACCACTTGCAGATAACCTATTATTTGCTGTTACTGGTCGTCCTTTTTGGTATCGTTGAGCTAGTAGCAGCCGTACGGGCCAAGCGCTTGCCTGACTTCCTCGGGCGCACAGCCTTGTTAGCGATAGCTGCGCTGCTGGCCGTGGGCGTGAGCTTCGGCCGTCTTTATACCACACTGGAATATGGTAAATACTCGATTCGCGGCCGCTCGGAGCTGAAGACGCCGCCGCCCGCTGCACCCGGCGCTACGCTCCAACCAGCCGGCGATGATGCCGGTAGTGGCTCGGGCCTCGACCGGGATTACGCTTTCGGCTGGAGCTACGGCGTGGGCGAATCCATCACTCTGCTCATTCCGAATTATTACGGCGGTGCATCGCAGGGTAAATTGAGCGAGACGTCGGAGACGGCGAAGGCACTAGCGGCGCTGGGGGTACCACCCGTGCAGCTGCGCGACTTTCTTGCACAGTTGCCATTGTATTGGGGTGCCCAGCCCTCAACTAGCGGACCCGTTTACATGGGCGCCGTGGTGTGCCTGCTATTTGTGCTCGGCTTATTTGTAGCCGACCGTCGTACGCGCACTTGGTTGCTGATCGGGACTATTTTATCGATTGTATTGGCTTGGGGAAAGAACTTCGAGACGTTCAACTACTTGATGTTCGATTATTTCCCGGGCTATAATAAGTTTCGCTCCGTATCAATGGCGCTGGTTATTGCGCAGCTTGCCATGCCGCTGCTGGCCGTGCTAGCATTAGCGCGTGTGCTCCGTGCTCAGCCGCTCGTTGCCACTGCTGCTGGTCACCCAGCTTTAACGGCTAAGCCCGCCGATTCACCCGAAATGGCGGACCTCAAGCGCAAACTGCTCTATGCGGTAGGCATCGTGGCGGGTATTTGCGTGCTGGCATTCTTGGCCGGCCTAGGTGCTGATTTTGCGGGGCCAGTTGATGCTCAAATGCAGCAGCAAGGTTTCCCGCTGGATGCGCTGCGGCAAGACCGAGCTAGCCTCATGCACACTGATGTATTCCGCTCTTTGATATTTATCCTGCTGACAGGAGGCGTGCTTTACGCCTTTTTGCTGCGCAAGGTAACGGCTACTACTACAACGCTGATTGTTGGCGTGCTGACTTTGGTAGACTTGTGGGGCGTGGACAAACGCTACCTCAACGAAGCCAACTTCCAACGGGAAACGGTAGCCCAGCAATTTATACCAACGCCCGCCGACGAGCAGATCTTACAAGATAAAGATCTGAGCTACCGGGTGCTGAACATCCAGAATCCGTTCAACGAAGCCAATACTTCATACTTCCACAAGAGCATTGGGGGTTACCACGGCGCGAAGCTGCGGCGCTACCAAGACCTGATCGACCGGCAGATTGCTAATAACAATACGCAGGTATTGAACATGCTCAACACGCGCTATATCATCACCGGCGACCCCAAGCAACCGGTGCAGCGCAACCCTGGCGCCCTCGGCAACGCTTGGTTTGTGAGCGAGATTGAGAAGGCACAAAACCCGGATCAGGAGATGGCAGCGCTGAGTAAGTTGAACCCTGCCACGACCGCCGTGATAGACGTGTCGAAATTTCCAGTGACTAAGACCACCTACAACGTAGCCGGCTCTACCATCCGGCTGAGCAACTACGCCCCGGATGAACTGAAATACCAAGTAAATGCAGCCCAGGACGGCTTCGTGGTGTTCTCCGAAATCTTCTACCAGGATGGCTGGAATGCTTACATCGATGGTAAGCTGACGCCGCATTTGCGGGCCGATTATGTGCTTCGCGCATTGTCCGTGCCCGCTGGCCAACACACGATTGACTTCAAGTTTGAGCCGAAGGAATACGCTGTCGGTAATACCGTGTCGCTGGTTTCTTCTATCGCGCTAGTGCTGGCGCTGCTGGCGGCGCTCTACTACGCCGTTAAGCGCAAACCTGCGCCGGTGCAAGCAGAAGAAATAAGGCTTGCGGCATAG
- a CDS encoding DUF5686 and carboxypeptidase regulatory-like domain-containing protein → MPRIYLLYFLFLLAASTVQAGIVRGRITNPNGEGLAFANVAVRATSSSTATNEQGNYQLRLNPGRYELVFQYVGYRPHTETVQVAGGDTATVLNVILKSESYQLNEVVVRATDRDPAYAIVQQAIQWRRYHQREVAAFKARVYIKALGRLTDVPGKILGLVKVGPDLKPGIFYLSESVSEMTFQQPNVVRERMISSRVSGDSKGISFNRAGSGRDLNFYNNVVNSGFSERRFVSPIAANALFYYKYELTGSSQQGGVLVHKIRVIPKRRNDPVFSGYIYIVDGTWRLHSLALDLTKDAQLDYLDSFHLEQIFAPAPGPSDVWVMQSQKATLALSGLGFKGNGYITAVLSNYQVTPTFLNRPAPAAQPTTPTTQPTAPIAMPEPVADAKKPKPSLRGLGKQVRKGIRRAEQDSLSSNSIGLRRGEVMRVDKGVNERDSSYWTEVRPIPLTDEEKVDYHVKDSTETIRNSRAYQDSLDRKRNEFEPQKLLMGGYTYSNTFRKQQWYVAPIFNILQYNTVEGVVANPHATYTQDTDDRRTFSITPTVRYGFANKLLSPSLVATWQHDPVKIARVTLSAGRTIENFDRASQLTPFINTVYTLLDNRNYAKYYRRDGATVSYNREVVNGLTLQGLLSYYDRRELQNATIDLLRDVSGRAFTPNQPYNEELPSTSFGRNQALTFELTGSFTPGQRYITRPTGKYNFRSKYPTLRFTYRQGIPDVLGSDVRYTLLAAGLNQNISMGLLGNGSYNVAVGGFLGQPRLSFMDYRHFSGNQTLFASNFGQFQLLDYYRFSTRQRYIEAHYNQHFNGFFLNNIPLLRRLKWQEVASFNYLHTPQAGHYVELGVGIEHIFTLLRVDFFTALQSGRKLDSGFRIGLGF, encoded by the coding sequence ATGCCGCGTATCTACTTACTATATTTCCTCTTCTTGCTAGCCGCTTCGACCGTACAGGCTGGTATCGTGCGGGGACGCATTACCAATCCTAATGGCGAAGGACTAGCTTTCGCAAACGTAGCTGTGCGCGCTACCTCGTCTAGCACGGCCACCAACGAGCAAGGCAACTACCAGCTCCGGCTTAATCCAGGCCGGTACGAGTTAGTCTTTCAATACGTCGGCTATCGGCCGCACACGGAAACAGTGCAAGTGGCAGGTGGTGACACAGCAACGGTGCTCAACGTGATTCTAAAGTCTGAAAGCTACCAGCTCAACGAAGTAGTGGTGCGTGCCACCGACCGCGACCCGGCGTATGCCATCGTGCAGCAGGCTATCCAGTGGCGGCGCTACCATCAGCGCGAGGTAGCAGCTTTTAAAGCGCGCGTGTACATCAAAGCCCTAGGTCGTCTCACCGACGTTCCTGGCAAAATCCTGGGGTTGGTGAAAGTAGGCCCTGATCTGAAACCTGGCATTTTCTACCTGTCGGAATCGGTGTCGGAAATGACGTTTCAGCAGCCCAACGTCGTGCGCGAACGGATGATTTCCTCCCGCGTGAGCGGCGACTCCAAGGGCATCAGCTTCAATCGGGCTGGCTCCGGGCGCGACTTGAACTTCTATAATAACGTGGTGAACAGTGGCTTCTCCGAACGGCGCTTCGTGTCGCCGATTGCGGCCAATGCGCTGTTTTACTACAAATACGAATTAACGGGCAGTAGCCAACAGGGCGGCGTGCTAGTGCACAAAATTCGCGTGATTCCGAAGCGGCGCAATGATCCGGTGTTCTCGGGCTATATCTACATTGTGGATGGCACCTGGCGGCTGCATTCGTTGGCGCTGGACCTCACCAAAGACGCCCAGCTCGATTACCTCGACAGTTTCCACCTAGAGCAAATTTTCGCGCCTGCTCCAGGGCCTTCCGACGTGTGGGTCATGCAGTCGCAGAAAGCAACCTTGGCGCTTTCGGGCCTAGGGTTCAAAGGCAACGGCTACATCACGGCGGTGCTCTCGAACTATCAAGTGACGCCCACTTTTCTTAACCGTCCCGCCCCTGCTGCCCAACCGACTACGCCTACCACGCAGCCCACTGCCCCCATTGCCATGCCCGAGCCTGTGGCAGATGCAAAGAAGCCCAAACCCAGCTTGCGCGGCCTAGGCAAACAAGTACGCAAAGGAATCCGGCGCGCCGAGCAAGATAGCCTAAGCAGCAACTCTATCGGCTTGCGGCGAGGCGAGGTAATGCGCGTGGATAAAGGCGTGAATGAGCGGGACTCTAGCTACTGGACGGAAGTGCGCCCCATCCCACTCACAGATGAGGAGAAAGTTGATTACCACGTAAAAGACAGCACCGAAACTATCCGCAACTCGCGCGCTTACCAAGACTCTCTGGACCGTAAGCGCAATGAGTTTGAGCCGCAGAAGCTGCTGATGGGCGGCTACACGTATTCCAATACCTTTCGCAAGCAGCAATGGTACGTAGCTCCCATCTTTAACATCCTGCAATACAATACGGTAGAAGGGGTCGTTGCCAATCCGCACGCGACTTATACGCAGGATACTGACGACCGCCGTACGTTCTCCATTACACCTACTGTGCGCTATGGCTTCGCCAACAAGCTGCTCAGCCCTAGCTTGGTAGCTACCTGGCAGCACGATCCGGTGAAGATAGCTCGGGTGACACTTAGTGCCGGTCGTACCATCGAAAACTTTGACCGCGCCAGCCAGCTTACCCCGTTCATCAACACGGTGTATACGCTGCTGGATAACCGCAACTACGCCAAATACTACCGCCGCGATGGGGCTACGGTCAGCTACAATCGCGAAGTGGTCAATGGGCTGACCTTGCAAGGCCTGCTCAGCTACTATGACCGACGTGAGTTGCAGAACGCCACCATCGACTTGCTGCGCGACGTATCTGGGCGGGCATTTACGCCCAATCAGCCCTACAACGAGGAACTGCCTAGTACCAGCTTTGGGCGTAATCAAGCCCTCACGTTTGAGCTAACGGGCTCATTCACTCCGGGCCAGCGCTACATAACGCGCCCTACTGGCAAATATAATTTCCGCTCTAAGTATCCGACGCTCCGCTTCACGTACCGCCAAGGCATACCCGATGTGCTAGGCTCCGACGTGCGATACACGTTGCTTGCTGCTGGTCTGAACCAGAACATCAGTATGGGCCTGCTCGGTAATGGTAGCTATAATGTGGCGGTTGGTGGCTTCTTGGGTCAACCGCGTCTTTCATTCATGGATTACCGCCACTTCTCCGGCAACCAGACGTTATTTGCTAGCAACTTTGGGCAGTTTCAACTTCTTGACTACTACCGCTTCAGTACGCGGCAGCGGTATATAGAAGCGCACTATAATCAGCATTTCAACGGCTTCTTCCTAAATAATATCCCGCTGCTACGGCGCCTGAAGTGGCAAGAAGTTGCGTCGTTCAACTACCTGCACACGCCGCAAGCCGGCCATTATGTGGAGCTAGGTGTTGGTATTGAGCACATTTTCACGCTGCTGCGCGTCGACTTTTTCACGGCGCTACAATCGGGTCGTAAGCTGGATTCTGGCTTCCGTATTGGTCTAGGTTTCTAG
- a CDS encoding DUF4230 domain-containing protein — protein MPLARFLRRLLPLLFLVGLGWFLWKKIQPTLSDLENPLRTEPRITVSHNTVLTKIEGLGRLELVRYHFKDIVEYKKNTYRFLPDSKVALIVAGDAIGCLDLRKVREQDVVFEGDSIVRIALPAAELCTWQVDHSQSRVYSVENGFFQDAALVDESYKYAEKNVRRAALQSGILTQTERNAQQILRPMLETMTGRRVILTRQMAPPQLPAKR, from the coding sequence ATGCCCCTTGCTCGCTTCCTACGGCGTCTGTTGCCGTTGCTTTTTCTTGTTGGCTTAGGCTGGTTTCTCTGGAAAAAAATACAACCCACCTTGTCGGATCTGGAGAACCCGTTACGGACCGAACCGCGCATCACGGTAAGCCACAACACGGTGCTGACCAAAATAGAAGGGCTAGGTCGGCTGGAGCTGGTGCGCTATCACTTCAAGGATATCGTGGAGTATAAGAAAAACACGTACCGCTTTTTGCCCGACTCGAAAGTAGCGCTCATCGTAGCAGGCGACGCCATCGGCTGCCTCGATTTGCGCAAGGTTCGGGAGCAAGACGTGGTTTTTGAGGGTGACTCTATCGTGCGTATCGCGTTGCCGGCCGCTGAACTCTGCACCTGGCAGGTCGACCACAGCCAGAGCCGCGTGTACAGCGTGGAAAACGGCTTTTTCCAGGATGCGGCCTTAGTTGACGAAAGCTACAAGTACGCCGAGAAAAACGTGCGCCGGGCAGCTCTACAATCAGGCATTTTAACCCAAACGGAGCGAAATGCCCAACAGATTCTACGCCCTATGCTCGAAACTATGACAGGGCGGCGCGTAATCCTCACGCGGCAGATGGCCCCGCCACAGTTGCCGGCTAAGCGCTGA
- a CDS encoding ferritin-like domain-containing protein encodes MDLFQLLSDIEKVDPEVYERFDSRRRIFKHFNKMGKALSAAALPGMVSGLFSKAYGQTSTLPPDVVNVLNLALSLEYLEYYFYDTALRRPTYGLPTSATLLTGGTTATGEQQGITLIRNDEEGHIKTLRAALGPAAIAEPARTVFDYSGGKGTFNGPFKDVFTNSATFYAVAQSFVDTGVRAYKGGAPTLFNNKDLLEAALNIHSVEARHSSHLRTLRRGKAARVDGAPSAQAVPGSLNTAPKSWISGNDNGGASPTTSVSTTPIYGAGSSATDYPAETNVVQAGRTITTDSGISAAAASEAFDEPLDPATVKSIARNFVAASSTLFT; translated from the coding sequence ATGGATTTATTTCAACTCCTTTCAGATATTGAAAAGGTAGACCCCGAAGTCTACGAGCGTTTCGACTCTCGGCGGCGCATATTCAAGCACTTCAATAAAATGGGCAAGGCGCTTTCCGCAGCGGCATTACCCGGTATGGTAAGCGGCTTATTTAGTAAGGCATACGGCCAAACATCCACCTTGCCCCCCGATGTAGTCAATGTGCTGAACCTAGCATTGAGCCTAGAATATCTAGAGTACTACTTCTACGATACGGCTCTGCGGCGGCCTACCTACGGCTTGCCTACCAGCGCTACGCTCCTAACGGGAGGCACTACTGCTACTGGCGAACAGCAGGGCATTACGCTCATCCGCAACGACGAAGAAGGTCATATCAAAACACTCCGCGCCGCCCTAGGTCCGGCGGCTATTGCGGAGCCTGCACGCACAGTATTCGACTATAGCGGTGGTAAAGGCACCTTTAATGGTCCTTTCAAAGACGTATTTACCAATTCAGCTACTTTCTACGCCGTCGCGCAGTCGTTTGTCGATACGGGGGTGCGCGCTTACAAAGGTGGTGCGCCTACGCTGTTCAACAACAAAGACCTGCTGGAAGCGGCCCTCAACATTCACTCCGTAGAGGCGCGGCACTCCTCGCACCTACGCACGCTACGGCGGGGCAAGGCGGCACGCGTTGACGGGGCTCCTTCGGCCCAAGCTGTTCCAGGCTCGCTCAACACAGCTCCGAAGAGTTGGATTTCGGGTAACGACAATGGTGGAGCTTCCCCTACTACTTCGGTTTCCACTACTCCTATCTATGGCGCGGGCTCATCGGCCACCGACTACCCTGCCGAGACTAACGTGGTACAAGCTGGTCGCACCATCACCACCGACAGTGGCATTAGCGCTGCCGCAGCCTCCGAGGCCTTCGACGAGCCGCTTGACCCCGCAACGGTTAAAAGCATTGCACGCAACTTTGTGGCGGCTAGCTCTACGCTGTTCACCTAA
- a CDS encoding regulatory protein RecX — MNQPQKKFYTPPEALQKIASFCAYQDRTQKEVEEKLRSYGLDEDEAGEIIIRLSREKLLDEERYAKSFVRGKYRLKKWGRRRIVQDLKFKGISEYCIKQGLKEIDGDEYYQNLLDVLEKKDRQEKEKNPRARRQKLQLFLTAKGYEADLIKIALDDLGKPPEEDE, encoded by the coding sequence ATGAATCAACCCCAAAAGAAATTCTACACTCCTCCCGAGGCTCTACAGAAAATAGCGTCGTTTTGTGCCTACCAAGACCGTACGCAGAAAGAAGTGGAAGAGAAACTACGCAGCTATGGCCTTGATGAGGACGAGGCCGGCGAAATCATCATTCGGCTGAGCCGCGAGAAGCTGCTCGATGAGGAGCGCTACGCGAAAAGCTTTGTGCGGGGCAAATACCGGCTCAAGAAGTGGGGCCGCCGTCGCATCGTGCAAGACCTCAAGTTTAAGGGCATCTCGGAGTACTGCATTAAGCAAGGCTTGAAGGAGATTGATGGCGACGAGTACTATCAAAATCTGCTAGACGTGCTGGAAAAGAAGGATCGGCAGGAAAAAGAGAAAAATCCGCGTGCCCGCCGTCAGAAGCTCCAACTGTTTCTTACTGCCAAAGGCTACGAAGCAGATCTGATCAAAATAGCGCTGGATGACCTAGGTAAGCCGCCGGAAGAAGACGAATAG